In Labeo rohita strain BAU-BD-2019 chromosome 16, IGBB_LRoh.1.0, whole genome shotgun sequence, one DNA window encodes the following:
- the gpatch4 gene encoding G patch domain-containing protein 4, giving the protein MAEMFKGESTGLKFAEKMLLRHGWEKGKGLGRSENGITEAIKVQIKSDKKGMGHKEGEQFSFHWWDHVFNKATSNLVVESGQNGVEVKKSDDTNDDLISNKKPRKAQQSKSKLYGFFVKSATLLSGEKQEKTSDSDDSSSEDEDQKLDLSSSTKLSDTDLLKACGGRTAHKGARHGLTMSAKLARLEQQEQEFINKYGKKNHTAKASTSNTDCLNPEEHQDIKKKTKHKKSKRQEEPSDEDEMTTQVLPSNDTEDGKPANRKDSNIASVNDNMITDTEPKKKKKRNRKEKEALEDCVNGDCSVDVNEALTCTSGEPDAHLPTDDTTGKKKKKKKTKRSEVVAEMAEADEISEDSTDAHSEQPQEGSTEYQQTSDNASKRKKKKKKSSVERKEDVMDTSNGAQMIDTQTEEQEKDRKKNKKKRSKKEEQEVVENVEFDESVPKKKKKKSKE; this is encoded by the exons ATGGCAGAAATGTTTAAAGGAGAGAGTACAGGACTAAAATTCGCTGAGAAGATGCTTCTGCGACACGGATGGGAAAAAG GTAAAGGTCTGGGCAGATCAGAGAATGGCATCACAGAAGCTATCAAAGTCCAAattaaatctgataaaaaaggG ATGGGCCATAAAGAAGGTGAGCAGTTCAGTTTCCACTGGTGGGACCATGTCTTTAACAAAGCCACGTCCAATCTGGTTGTAGAATCAGGGCAG AATGGCGTAGAGGTGAAGAAGTCAGATGACACCAATGATGATTTGATCTCCAATAAGAAGCCACGCAAGGCTCAGCAATCCAAGTCCAAGCTCTATGGATTTTTTGTTAAG TCCGCTACGCTGCTGTCAGGTGAGAAGCAAGAAAAAACCTCTGATTCAGATGACAGCAGTTCTGAAGATGAGGACCAGAAACTGGACCTCTCCAGCTCTACCAA GCTATCAGATACAGATCTGCTGAAAGCTTGCGGAGGACGAACAGCACACAA AGGAGCCAGACATGGACTTACTATGAGCGCCAAACTGGCCCGGCTTGAGCAGCAGGAGCAGGAGTTCATAAACAAGTATGGTAAGAAGAACCACACTGCTAAAGCATCCACAAGCAACACAGATTGTCTAAACCCTGAGGAACATCaagatattaaaaagaaaacaaaacacaagaaatCAAAAAGGCAGGAAGAACCATCAGATGAAGATGAGATGACGACACAGGTACTTCCCAGTAATGATACTGAGGATGGCAAACCCGCAAACAGAAAAGACTCCAATATTGCTTCTGTGAATGACAATATGATCACAGACACAGagccaaagaaaaagaaaaagagaaatcgCAAAGAAAAAGAAGCACTTGAGGATTGTGTTAATGGAGACTGCAGTGTAGACGTGAATGAGGCGTTAACATGCACATCAGGTGAGCCAGACGCACACCTGCCGACGGATGACACCACGggcaagaagaagaagaagaaaaagacaaaacgGTCTGAAGTGGTTGCTGAGATGGCTGAGGCAGACGAGATCAGTGAGGATTCCACAGACGCACACAGTGAACAGCCACAGGAGGGCAGTACTGAATATCAACAAACCTCTGACAATGCCTCtaagagaaaaaagaagaaaaagaaatccTCAGTGGAGCGTAAGGAAGATGTGATGGACACTAGCAATGGAGCACAGATGATAGACACACAAACAGAAGAACAGGAGAaggacaggaaaaaaaacaaaaagaaacgaAGCAAAAAAGAGGAGCAGGAGGTGGTAGAAAATGTGGAGTTTGATGAATCTGTgccaaagaaaaagaaaaaaaagagcaaagagTGA